From Rhopalosiphum padi isolate XX-2018 chromosome 2, ASM2088224v1, whole genome shotgun sequence:
aactcattaaatataaatgttctaGTGGTGGAACAAGTACATGGAAACCGTCAGTAACACCTGTTGGACCTAGTCCAGTGCCTAGCCGCCTATCCCAATCTCcacaaatattaacaaaaacatCGTTGGCCAAAGTTGGACCACAATCTCCTGCATTTGGTTCTTCACACAATTCTGTTTCACGGCCATACAGTGGAACTTCATCGcctaaagtaaatataattaatttacgacTATATAGGTCTATTTTCATTAAGGACATTTTCATAGGTTAATTCGAGTGGATACAATAATGATTCTGGAACTGTTAAAGCTATTGTAAATAAACAGTACAACACACCAGTAGGTATTTACAGTGAGGAGAATATTGCTGAGACGCTTACAGCTCAAGCGGAAGTATTAGCTGGAGGAGTATTAGGGTTGGTGGATGATTCACAAacttaaatgcataataatttatgtttaaaaaaattacagagtcaattttaagaaaaatgaaaaGAATTACGAAGCTAATAAAAGTGAAGTGTTTAAAATGGTACAAGAAGCCGATAAAGAACCAAGGGATTTAGAAACaggtaaaatatctatataatatatacgtagctgcagataaataaagatataaaaagaaaattccgTTGTCGTATTCTTTCTCTGTAACGTTCAAAATGTTATATACGCAGAAGTTCATCAAAATGTTGTTGTCGATACGATGAACAAAAATGCAACGCGGCATGTATCTGCACCTGAGCCAAAAGCACCACAAAGCGCTCCCAATCAAAATATTTGCGCCGATTGTGAGAGACTCATAGTGTAAGTTATGTGAAATGTTGTGTATTGTGCTTGGTGCTTATGGTGACGCTTTAAAAAAGACAATGTGGTAGGGTGGACAATTGATCTTGAAAACTTATTCagtttattgttatcatttatatttagataagtttgaaaatcaatgattttaatatttcggAAATTAGAGGCtaagaaatgtattttattttggaataaTAGACCTACAATCGAAATTTGCATATTTCTCGGCTTCAAGCCATGCAATAGGGGGCCGTGCTACATCACCACGCCCTATAACACCTATAGCTGCAAACATGCACATGCCTGAACAACGAGATCCCTACTTGGGTTCTCCTTTGAAAGAAGTGGACAAATTCGAGGATAATGCTAAGCGTATTGAGTGCAGTGATTGCAGAAACGATATTATGTAAGATTCAATGGATTTTCCTTGATCATCATCTTTAAACCTATCCCGAAACCACTTTTTGCAAATTAACACGCGTGGCACTAATACATTTAGtatttgtttgttataatattcaattttagtttaaataaataataaatgttcaacTTAAATATAGAGGTGTGTTCGTACGCATCAAAGATAAAAGTTTACACGTCGAGTGCTTTAAATGCGCCACTTGTGGATCGTCTCTGAAAAACGTGGGCTATTTCAatatcaataacaaattatattgcgACATTCATGCTAAAATGGTTGCCAGACAAAATCCACCGACACCAAATTTGGAACCAGTTACTGTAGCACCGTAAGTAAtgatttataatggaattattttatttagatagtgTATGTTGTATctcgatatttttaaatccaaaaagtaaaaatattatatcaataacttttcaaatatcaaatcaatatttattctagttataattaatataattccaATAGGAGGTTAATTTTGTTTCTTCGGCTTACCAACAAATGTTGATACTAAATCTAGTAGTTACAGAATATAGATAGTTATAGGCTTGTTTTGTTTGTAGGTAAATTAATCAATGAATAAATGtcgtaaataatgtaaattaaacaaTGAATCTTTATTAATCtcataaatatctttaaaaatatattttttttaggtttctatgaaataatcaaataaatcgataatattttagtttttagtttattacgtttaatattgtattttacgtaAACATAATCAATAAGCACTAGGCATAGAcactaattatagtataattaacttcaaataatattataatttaaataatgttagtgATGGATCAAtcaaataaaccaaaaaatgttatacgtaaatttattaattactatttctaCCGGGTTTTGTTTTTAACAGAGGCTCAAATCCACCATTAGGTTCATTCAATATAATACCAAATAAATCAAAGGACGTACAATCTGTGCAATCACCACAACCAAGTACCTTATCGCCAATACCATTCCAcgtaagttaaattttaaaaatctatataaatgcatatttttattacaaaagctaaaacacaaatttttttatattttaaaaatagatcaaCACTGTTAGTTAAGCattctttatatttatacaatttaaattgttatctattgttttatatagtatttgactataattgtttagttaaattaatcgggttgttattaataaaatcaaaattactataaaaatgtattaagataaaaatacattgttctTGTTCTTGTAGTCTACATTTGAAGTGActggatttaattattatatttattaaactcaaTATATCTATCACAAAATATGTAAAGacataattacttaaaatgttGAGATGTTTAACTTCTTGttatgtttttatgatttaatctaTACTTCTTATAAAttgaagatttttattttatgaaaaatatttttactatacaggCTCCAAAAGCTCCTAGTCATGTAAACGCCCCCAAACAGCAGGTAGACCAATACTTTATATAACGTGGACAATTTCAATACTAACCGTTGTTGATAATAAATcaagtgaaattattattaaaacgtttttatgtttgcatttattaaactaaacaatgaggttttttatattttttttacattttatttttatagttagttaactgttattatttggttggatgaaaatgtttttgattattGTTGTCGCTTATTGATTTACATCATACAGATGATATAGTTCTTATTAGTGAATTTTATGGTAGTCGTGAATTATAGTTTATCGTAGTggcacaaaattaaaaatagcaataatgATTACAAATGAAAGAAATAAACTTTtggtataaatttgtaataaacataacataccaacacaaaaaatataattaataattattaataagtcttAGGGAATAGTTACGTTATACTTTAAAGGTTGCACAATTGCACTACTGCAGTTAAAACCTATACAAATGTAAACTGTGTTACTAAGCTTCGATTTTACAGTATGTCTTAAAAGCATCACCGTGTATTACTCGTGCCAGCAGTATGACAATGTCTGTATTGTCTGTAGTATATTTGTGTATTGTACTATTGTTATAATTGACTACAggttgttaaaatattgaaacacgCTGTATCTTTGTCATTAATGCTTTAAAAAATGCAACATTTTTCAACAATGTTTTATtgcacacaatattattttcccattatatttacaacccaacaaactatttaaataaataatttttcagacTCCGTCAAAAGTTTTTTCAAATGCTAAACCATATGAAGCACCAAAACAAACACCAACTGCTCCGATATTCACTAGTGGATATAACCAAGTTCAAACCGGTaagatattaactattttataatgtgtttaaactttaattacttAGGGACGCCATTTGAATACGTAGGTGTTGagtttatacaagtataatatagaatattttaaatcttagaagcagtaaataaatatatgaataagtacctaggtactaaaatatatttcaacaaaatgaatataatatgcttattgttgaagtataaatcataaaaactaaatttgaaaGTAAggaatatcatttatatttcgaTTTAAATTAGACATACCTAAGTAATTGTATTGGTaatctatcaatattaattattattatttagaaatatctaACTGTcctaacttattagttattacctaacAAAATAGCAGTGATTTTAAGATACAGAGAATGTGTCTAcaatattaaacacatatttaagaaacatttaaatgtagaaaataaatattttatctaaaatacacaattatatgtGATTTTGTTTTCGTtagattaaaattagaaaaatataaaaattttaattccaatcttatattaaaaaaccattagtGTCTATAcgcaaaaacaaattgtataattatttattttgtaggcTTCAACTCTCAATTGAAAAAATCTATTTCTTCAGGTAAAAATACTATTAGTTCTAATCATAATATTTGATGTGCATAGATGTAACAGGTATTAAAAACCAttccataatttatattttatggaattgGTTCTTTAAcagtagttaatataattattatattctgacTGGGttaaattgaaacaaaatatataattataaaaagttaattgctgttatagaaataaatttttaaaataagcaaaaacggtttttatatgttaaaaaaatatagtttttaataataacgagTTAAAGTactaatgtttatttatgataactcataaaatataattcaagtcatattattttaaatttttcagacATAAAAACATTCAACTCTAAACCACGCCCTTTCTCTGTTGTATTCACTTcttaaatatatgtacaaatattctAAGCTTCTGTTTGGTTTTGACGATTTTaaaagcttatttttttttttaattgaccgtttttgtttgaattaaataattttatagattattaagtcagaacataaaatttataagtgttttttttacaataagtcaCTAAGATATTAGTAACAGGATATTTGGTTATTGTCCTTTTAATTAGAAGTAGCtggtatagataatattatcaaatacttgcttataatttaaaaaaaatatgtaaatttattctaaaactGAAAgcaatttaatcaatttttattttcattggtgTTTTGCCTTAATTTGCTAACTTTAGATGAACCTAAATACAAAGCTAACTCTTTACCAAGATTACCCTTCCTAAAACCAAAACTATTGATCGGTTCTGCTTTTTGTCCTGTGGTATCTAAGACAGTGTTATATGATTCTGGAAAACGTGCATCAATTTGTTCTCAAGAAGTATGCCGTACAATGACTGAATTAAAACACTCATTAAACGACTCAATTGCAGatcaattattaatagaatCTACTAAAAAAGGGAGACCCCATTCACCTATTCCAGATGATAAAGGTCAAGATTTTACTTCTGCTGAGGCACCCCATGATGTTCGATCATTATTgccagaaaataataatatgagagcAATTTCACCAAATCAATTAATCACCTTTCCTCCTGAAATTCCGTCTGAATATCGTACATACTCTAAGCCACACACGCCAGAGccgaaaaataaaacttttgttaTGGATGATCCAGTTATGACGAATGCTTTTAAAACTAAATCTCAATTAGAAAATGTTATTTCTCGATATCCAGATGATTATTCTGAACATATAGAACTCAACTGCTTACCTAGATTTCACGGTTCCAAAGGGCCAATAAGTATGGCAATGGAAATTGCTCCTGATCGACCATTTACACCAATTGCTCTTACTGAACCAATTATTAAACCTGCACTTTGGGTATCTTTACCTGTAGAAAATGAAAATAGACCAGAATCTCCGTTAGTAGCTGCATTGAAAACCGCTCCCGAAAGAAGTTATTCGCCTTTGCCAACTTTTATATATGCTTCTGAACTCTTGCCAACTCCAATGGTAGATCCCACTAATGAAACTAATAAAACAATGTCAAATTTTCAAACtcagaatattaattttgaatcaactgatataaaaaattcaacaaGACCCATTGGAAATAATCCTGTTAGATACATGCATggatataacaataaaacttctgaaatattgttacaaaaaaataaagaattaccTCAACAAATACaaagtgtacattttaaaaaagaacCAATAACAGGTTTGAAATCATCTGAAATGTCTTTTGATAAATTATCGATTTCTGGCCCCTATGAACCAATTAAAAGTAAATCTAATTACAATGAGACATTTATTACTCAAGTGCCTAATTTTGAAGAACACAAAAAAAATCTACCCGAGTGTAAATTTACTACATCAAATCAAAATATGCTATTGAATCAAtcacaatttcaaaaaaacataacaaaaccACCACAAATATCAGTTGCTGATAATTTATCAACGGCTAATAGGTCTATGGGGCCAgggattaaaaataaagtatcaaCATTTACACCAAATACTTTAATAAGTGATAcgtcatttttaaacaaatcttcaaataattataataaagttgtatcaaatattaataagtccATTTCAACTACGGATAATTCTTTCAAATACAAAAGTAATCATCCTAGTACTGTTAAATTGAGTAAGGCTATTCCATTTTTCTCTAATACCACGTCTTCTCCTTCATCGCCTGAATTTACTAAAACGTTGTAGAATAATCTCACAAATCATGAAATATCACCACaattcgaaaatattattttataccagtTTTTGactgcatttaaatatttaagtagataCTGTTTAACAATAGGTTTTACTctcaaatacttaaaaaaaattaaaacgtacaattatttttaatattatttgtaataggcTTTAAAATGGacatttctaaaaaatgatttgcaaaaataatttaatgtatgtacGATTACGTATGTATCTGATAAATATCACGTATATtgtatagccaatataggttttctaatcaaaattattaattttttattaattataatttatattagattaaaaattaatttaaatgtttattttgtgtttttaccTTAAAACACTAACCTTAGATGAGTCTAAAAATTCTGTTAACTCCCAACCAAGATTACCTTTCTTAAAACCCAAATCTTCGACCGGTTCTGCATTTTGTCCTGTGGTTTCTAAACCATTAACTACGGACTCAAGTATGTGTCCTACATCGTGTGCTAAGGATGTATGTCGTACACTAAATCAATGCAAACAATCGTTAAGTGCTTCAATATCCACGCAAATGTTAATAGAGTTATCCAAAGAAGATAGGTCTCAATCACCAATTCAAAATTACAATGATCTAGAAACTTCTACTTCAGAAGTACCTCATGAAATTCGGTCTCTATTGCCACCAAATAATAATGTCAGATCCATTTCACCTACTCATTTGGTAATATTTCCACCAGAAATTCCACAGGAGTATAGAATTTACAGTAGGTCAAAAACCTCTACACCACAACCAAAGCATGAAATGAATGTAGAAATCGAATCTCAGTGTTTAATTAATTCTACCGTTCATCAAGTGGAAAGCACAATTTCTCGTTCAACTGTTGAATGCTTAGAAGTTGTTGAATCAAATTATGTTCAAAATGTTGAGTCGAGCAATGTTCAAAATGCTGAT
This genomic window contains:
- the LOC132922674 gene encoding uncharacterized protein LOC132922674 isoform X7, which gives rise to MAQLINLKLSRNDQSSPWGFRLQGGKDFGTPLLIQKVNFGSLAEKAGLQVGDALVRVNNQDVYDVKHKDAQDVILGAGNAFEVTIQRGGTSTWKPSVTPVGPSPVPSRLSQSPQILTKTSLAKVGPQSPAFGSSHNSVSRPYSGTSSPKVNSSGYNNDSGTVKAIVNKQYNTPVGIYSEENIAETLTAQAEVLAGGVLGVNFKKNEKNYEANKSEVFKMVQEADKEPRDLETDLQSKFAYFSASSHAIGGRATSPRPITPIAANMHMPEQRDPYLGSPLKEVDKFEDNAKRIECSDCRNDIIGVFVRIKDKSLHVECFKCATCGSSLKNVGYFNINNKLYCDIHAKMVARQNPPTPNLEPVTVAPGSNPPLGSFNIIPNKSKDVQSVQSPQPSTLSPIPFHAPKAPSHVNAPKQQTPSKVFSNAKPYEAPKQTPTAPIFTSGYNQVQTDEPKYKANSLPRLPFLKPKLLIGSAFCPVVSKTVLYDSGKRASICSQEVCRTMTELKHSLNDSIADQLLIESTKKGRPHSPIPDDKGQDFTSAEAPHDVRSLLPENNNMRAISPNQLITFPPEIPSEYRTYSKPHTPEPKNKTFVMDDPVMTNAFKTKSQLENVISRYPDDYSEHIELNCLPRFHGSKGPISMAMEIAPDRPFTPIALTEPIIKPALWVSLPVENENRPESPLVAALKTAPERSYSPLPTFIYASELLPTPMVDPTNETNKTMSNFQTQNINFESTDIKNSTRPIGNNPVRYMHGYNNKTSEILLQKNKELPQQIQSVHFKKEPITGLKSSEMSFDKLSISGPYEPIKSKSNYNETFITQVPNFEEHKKNLPECKFTTSNQNMLLNQSQFQKNITKPPQISVADNLSTANRSMGPGIKNKVSTFTPNTLISDTSFLNKSSNNYNKVVSNINKSISTTDNSFKYKSNHPSTVKLSKAIPFFSNTTSSPSSPEFTKTL
- the LOC132922674 gene encoding PDZ and LIM domain protein Zasp isoform X14 translates to MAQLINLKLSRNDQSSPWGFRLQGGKDFGTPLLIQKVNFGSLAEKAGLQVGDALVRVNNQDVYDVKHKDAQDVILGAGNAFEVTIQRGGTSTWKPSVTPVGPSPVPSRLSQSPQILTKTSLAKVGPQSPAFGSSHNSVSRPYSGTSSPKVNSSGYNNDSGTVKAIVNKQYNTPVGIYSEENIAETLTAQAEVLAGGVLGVNFKKNEKNYEANKSEVFKMVQEADKEPRDLETDLQSKFAYFSASSHAIGGRATSPRPITPIAANMHMPEQRDPYLGSPLKEVDKFEDNAKRIECSDCRNDIIGVFVRIKDKSLHVECFKCATCGSSLKNVGYFNINNKLYCDIHAKMVARQNPPTPNLEPVTVAPGSNPPLGSFNIIPNKSKDVQSVQSPQPSTLSPIPFHAPKAPSHVNAPKQQTPSKVFSNAKPYEAPKQTPTAPIFTSGYNQVQTGFNSQLKKSISSDIKTFNSKPRPFSVVFTS
- the LOC132922674 gene encoding uncharacterized protein LOC132922674 isoform X6, yielding MAQLINLKLSRNDQSSPWGFRLQGGKDFGTPLLIQKVNFGSLAEKAGLQVGDALVRVNNQDVYDVKHKDAQDVILGAGNAFEVTIQRGGTSTWKPSVTPVGPSPVPSRLSQSPQILTKTSLAKVGPQSPAFGSSHNSVSRPYSGTSSPKVNSSGYNNDSGTVKAIVNKQYNTPVGIYSEENIAETLTAQAEVLAGGVLGVNFKKNEKNYEANKSEVFKMVQEADKEPRDLETDLQSKFAYFSASSHAIGGRATSPRPITPIAANMHMPEQRDPYLGSPLKEVDKFEDNAKRIECSDCRNDIIGVFVRIKDKSLHVECFKCATCGSSLKNVGYFNINNKLYCDIHAKMVARQNPPTPNLEPVTVAPGSNPPLGSFNIIPNKSKDVQSVQSPQPSTLSPIPFHAPKAPSHVNAPKQQTPSKVFSNAKPYEAPKQTPTAPIFTSGYNQVQTGFNSQLKKSISSDEPKYKANSLPRLPFLKPKLLIGSAFCPVVSKTVLYDSGKRASICSQEVCRTMTELKHSLNDSIADQLLIESTKKGRPHSPIPDDKGQDFTSAEAPHDVRSLLPENNNMRAISPNQLITFPPEIPSEYRTYSKPHTPEPKNKTFVMDDPVMTNAFKTKSQLENVISRYPDDYSEHIELNCLPRFHGSKGPISMAMEIAPDRPFTPIALTEPIIKPALWVSLPVENENRPESPLVAALKTAPERSYSPLPTFIYASELLPTPMVDPTNETNKTMSNFQTQNINFESTDIKNSTRPIGNNPVRYMHGYNNKTSEILLQKNKELPQQIQSVHFKKEPITGLKSSEMSFDKLSISGPYEPIKSKSNYNETFITQVPNFEEHKKNLPECKFTTSNQNMLLNQSQFQKNITKPPQISVADNLSTANRSMGPGIKNKVSTFTPNTLISDTSFLNKSSNNYNKVVSNINKSISTTDNSFKYKSNHPSTVKLSKAIPFFSNTTSSPSSPEFTKTL
- the LOC132922674 gene encoding PDZ and LIM domain protein Zasp isoform X9, with product MAQLINLKLSRNDQSSPWGFRLQGGKDFGTPLLIQKVNFGSLAEKAGLQVGDALVRVNNQDVYDVKHKDAQDVILGAGNAFEVTIQRGGTSTWKPSVTPVGPSPVPSRLSQSPQILTKTSLAKVGPQSPAFGSSHNSVSRPYSGTSSPKVNSSGYNNDSGTVKAIVNKQYNTPVGIYSEENIAETLTAQAEVLAGGVLGVNFKKNEKNYEANKSEVFKMVQEADKEPRDLETDLQSKFAYFSASSHAIGGRATSPRPITPIAANMHMPEQRDPYLGSPLKEVDKFEDNAKRIECSDCRNDIIGVFVRIKDKSLHVECFKCATCGSSLKNVGYFNINNKLYCDIHAKMVARQNPPTPNLEPVTVAPGSNPPLGSFNIIPNKSKDVQSVQSPQPSTLSPIPFHAPKAPSHVNAPKQQTPSKVFSNAKPYEAPKQTPTAPIFTSGYNQVQTGGQPTGRTGASAGLTAPRRGRGVLNPQNLTPGARVPLCGQCNLYIRGPFITALGKIWCPEHFVCTNEKCRRPLQDIGFVEEDNGLYCEYCFEQYLAPVCSKCSKKIKGDCLNAIGKQFHPECFNCTYCGKLFGNSPFFLEDSLPYCENDWNELFTTKCIACGFPIEAGDRWVEALNSNYHSPCFNCSKCKVNLEGQSFYAKGGRPYCKSHAR
- the LOC132922674 gene encoding PDZ and LIM domain protein Zasp isoform X13, with protein sequence MAQLINLKLSRNDQSSPWGFRLQGGKDFGTPLLIQKVNFGSLAEKAGLQVGDALVRVNNQDVYDVKHKDAQDVILGAGNAFEVTIQRGGTSTWKPSVTPVGPSPVPSRLSQSPQILTKTSLAKVGPQSPAFGSSHNSVSRPYSGTSSPKVNSSGYNNDSGTVKAIVNKQYNTPVGIYSEENIAETLTAQAEVLAGGVLGVNFKKNEKNYEANKSEVFKMVQEADKEPRDLETDLQSKFAYFSASSHAIGGRATSPRPITPIAANMHMPEQRDPYLGSPLKEVDKFEDNAKRIECSDCRNDIIGVFVRIKDKSLHVECFKCATCGSSLKNVGYFNINNKLYCDIHAKMVARQNPPTPNLEPVTVAPGSNPPLGSFNIIPNKSKDVQSVQSPQPSTLSPIPFHTPSKVFSNAKPYEAPKQTPTAPIFTSGYNQVQTGLGKLTITEDTDKNVPKIIKNPECNCCQTQITRGPFITALGKIWCPEHFVCTNEKCRRPLQDIGFVEEDNGLYCEYCFEQYLAPVCSKCSKKIKGDCLNAIGKQFHPECFNCTYCGKLFGNSPFFLEDSLPYCENDWNELFTTKCIACGFPIEAGDRWVEALNSNYHSPCFNCSKCKVNLEGQSFYAKGGRPYCKSHAR
- the LOC132922674 gene encoding PDZ and LIM domain protein Zasp isoform X11, coding for MAQLINLKLSRNDQSSPWGFRLQGGKDFGTPLLIQKVNFGSLAEKAGLQVGDALVRVNNQDVYDVKHKDAQDVILGAGNAFEVTIQRGGTSTWKPSVTPVGPSPVPSRLSQSPQILTKTSLAKVGPQSPAFGSSHNSVSRPYSGTSSPKVNSSGYNNDSGTVKAIVNKQYNTPVGIYSEENIAETLTAQAEVLAGGVLGVNFKKNEKNYEANKSEVFKMVQEADKEPRDLETDLQSKFAYFSASSHAIGGRATSPRPITPIAANMHMPEQRDPYLGSPLKEVDKFEDNAKRIECSDCRNDIIGVFVRIKDKSLHVECFKCATCGSSLKNVGYFNINNKLYCDIHAKMVARQNPPTPNLEPVTVAPGSNPPLGSFNIIPNKSKDVQSVQSPQPSTLSPIPFHAPKAPSHVNAPKQQTPSKVFSNAKPYEAPKQTPTAPIFTSGYNQVQTGLGKLTITEDTDKNVPKIIKNPECNCCQTQITRGPFITALGKIWCPEHFVCTNEKCRRPLQDIGFVEEDNGLYCEYCFEQYLAPVCSKCSKKIKGDCLNAIGKQFHPECFNCTYCGKLFGNSPFFLEDSLPYCENDWNELFTTKCIACGFPIEAGDRWVEALNSNYHSPCFNCSKCKVNLEGQSFYAKGGRPYCKSHAR
- the LOC132922674 gene encoding PDZ and LIM domain protein Zasp isoform X12 gives rise to the protein MAQLINLKLSRNDQSSPWGFRLQGGKDFGTPLLIQKVNFGSLAEKAGLQVGDALVRVNNQDVYDVKHKDAQDVILGAGNAFEVTIQRGGTSTWKPSVTPVGPSPVPSRLSQSPQILTKTSLAKVGPQSPAFGSSHNSVSRPYSGTSSPKVNSSGYNNDSGTVKAIVNKQYNTPVGIYSEENIAETLTAQAEVLAGGVLGVNFKKNEKNYEANKSEVFKMVQEADKEPRDLETDLQSKFAYFSASSHAIGGRATSPRPITPIAANMHMPEQRDPYLGSPLKEVDKFEDNAKRIECSDCRNDIIGVFVRIKDKSLHVECFKCATCGSSLKNVGYFNINNKLYCDIHAKMVARQNPPTPNLEPVTVAPGSNPPLGSFNIIPNKSKDVQSVQSPQPSTLSPIPFHTPSKVFSNAKPYEAPKQTPTAPIFTSGYNQVQTGGQPTGRTGASAGLTAPRRGRGVLNPQNLTPGARVPLCGQCNLYIRGPFITALGKIWCPEHFVCTNEKCRRPLQDIGFVEEDNGLYCEYCFEQYLAPVCSKCSKKIKGDCLNAIGKQFHPECFNCTYCGKLFGNSPFFLEDSLPYCENDWNELFTTKCIACGFPIEAGDRWVEALNSNYHSPCFNCSKCKVNLEGQSFYAKGGRPYCKSHAR
- the LOC132922674 gene encoding PDZ and LIM domain protein Zasp isoform X8, with product MAQLINLKLSRNDQSSPWGFRLQGGKDFGTPLLIQKVNFGSLAEKAGLQVGDALVRVNNQDVYDVKHKDAQDVILGAGNAFEVTIQRGGTSTWKPSVTPVGPSPVPSRLSQSPQILTKTSLAKVGPQSPAFGSSHNSVSRPYSGTSSPKVNSSGYNNDSGTVKAIVNKQYNTPVGIYSEENIAETLTAQAEVLAGGVLGVNFKKNEKNYEANKSEVFKMVQEADKEPRDLETDLQSKFAYFSASSHAIGGRATSPRPITPIAANMHMPEQRDPYLGSPLKEVDKFEDNAKRIECSDCRNDIIGVFVRIKDKSLHVECFKCATCGSSLKNVGYFNINNKLYCDIHAKMVARQNPPTPNLEPVTVAPGSNPPLGSFNIIPNKSKDVQSVQSPQPSTLSPIPFHAPKAPSHVNAPKQQTPSKVFSNAKPYEAPKQTPTAPIFTSGYNQVQTGFNSQLKKSISSGGQPTGRTGASAGLTAPRRGRGVLNPQNLTPGARVPLCGQCNLYIRGPFITALGKIWCPEHFVCTNEKCRRPLQDIGFVEEDNGLYCEYCFEQYLAPVCSKCSKKIKGDCLNAIGKQFHPECFNCTYCGKLFGNSPFFLEDSLPYCENDWNELFTTKCIACGFPIEAGDRWVEALNSNYHSPCFNCSKCKVNLEGQSFYAKGGRPYCKSHAR
- the LOC132922674 gene encoding PDZ and LIM domain protein Zasp isoform X15; protein product: MAQLINLKLSRNDQSSPWGFRLQGGKDFGTPLLIQKVNFGSLAEKAGLQVGDALVRVNNQDVYDVKHKDAQDVILGAGNAFEVTIQRGGTSTWKPSVTPVGPSPVPSRLSQSPQILTKTSLAKVGPQSPAFGSSHNSVSRPYSGTSSPKVNSSGYNNDSGTVKAIVNKQYNTPVGIYSEENIAETLTAQAEVLAGGVLGVNFKKNEKNYEANKSEVFKMVQEADKEPRDLETDLQSKFAYFSASSHAIGGRATSPRPITPIAANMHMPEQRDPYLGSPLKEVDKFEDNAKRIECSDCRNDIIGVFVRIKDKSLHVECFKCATCGSSLKNVGYFNINNKLYCDIHAKMVARQNPPTPNLEPVTVAPGSNPPLGSFNIIPNKSKDVQSVQSPQPSTLSPIPFHAPKAPSHVNAPKQQTPSKVFSNAKPYEAPKQTPTAPIFTSGYNQVQTDIKTFNSKPRPFSVVFTS
- the LOC132922674 gene encoding PDZ and LIM domain protein Zasp isoform X10 yields the protein MAQLINLKLSRNDQSSPWGFRLQGGKDFGTPLLIQKVNFGSLAEKAGLQVGDALVRVNNQDVYDVKHKDAQDVILGAGNAFEVTIQRGGTSTWKPSVTPVGPSPVPSRLSQSPQILTKTSLAKVGPQSPAFGSSHNSVSRPYSGTSSPKVNSSGYNNDSGTVKAIVNKQYNTPVGIYSEENIAETLTAQAEVLAGGVLGVNFKKNEKNYEANKSEVFKMVQEADKEPRDLETDLQSKFAYFSASSHAIGGRATSPRPITPIAANMHMPEQRDPYLGSPLKEVDKFEDNAKRIECSDCRNDIIGVFVRIKDKSLHVECFKCATCGSSLKNVGYFNINNKLYCDIHAKMVARQNPPTPNLEPVTVAPGSNPPLGSFNIIPNKSKDVQSVQSPQPSTLSPIPFHAPKAPSHVNAPKQQTPSKVFSNAKPYEAPKQTPTAPIFTSGYNQVQTGFNSQLKKSISSGLGKLTITEDTDKNVPKIIKNPECNCCQTQITRGPFITALGKIWCPEHFVCTNEKCRRPLQDIGFVEEDNGLYCEYCFEQYLAPVCSKCSKKIKGDCLNAIGKQFHPECFNCTYCGKLFGNSPFFLEDSLPYCENDWNELFTTKCIACGFPIEAGDRWVEALNSNYHSPCFNCSKCKVNLEGQSFYAKGGRPYCKSHAR